The Alphaproteobacteria bacterium genome has a segment encoding these proteins:
- a CDS encoding phage portal protein, whose product MGLINKIAARAGYYPKKEVLKHVKRTFNAAQLTRLTNNWTTQSTSINYDLQRSLKTLQARSRDLFQNDPFACNFLRMAKTNVVGPSGFTLQIKVKDDQAKGQPIKLDKLASDAIESHFDKWSKPGVCEVTGQCSFWDIQNLFMAGLLREGEVLMRKVYGKNANSYGFGIQVLDIDRLDVDYNTNLENGNEIRMGVELTSFGKPVAYHILAKHPGDNAYYSYRGKGYLRIPANEIIHKFVMDRPEQVRGIPALHAAMFRMQNLGAYEEAAIIASRIGAAKMGFYTTPDGDGSMLADSTESNGELRTEAEPGQFDVLPDGVSFTAFDPDYPHAMFGTFVKSCLRAIASGIGVSYNALANDLEGVNFSSMRSGALSERDNWMVWQDWVITHFLEPIFSEWLKMALLHGAITLPNGSALPLTKFEKFNVGKWQGRRWQWVDPRADTDANIQQISRGLKSRADAIAEQGGDIEDVFFQLAEEKKRAEELGISEILSDQNMLNMLNNQSVNQDTSI is encoded by the coding sequence ATGGGGTTGATTAATAAAATCGCCGCACGCGCGGGTTATTACCCAAAGAAAGAGGTTTTGAAGCATGTTAAGCGTACCTTTAATGCGGCTCAATTGACTAGGTTAACCAATAATTGGACAACGCAATCAACCTCTATTAATTACGACCTTCAACGCTCACTTAAAACCTTACAGGCAAGATCACGTGATCTTTTCCAAAATGACCCTTTTGCGTGCAATTTTTTGCGTATGGCAAAAACTAACGTGGTGGGGCCGTCTGGATTTACCCTGCAAATCAAGGTGAAAGATGACCAGGCCAAAGGCCAGCCAATTAAACTTGATAAACTTGCCAGTGACGCGATTGAAAGCCACTTTGATAAATGGTCAAAGCCTGGGGTATGTGAGGTAACAGGCCAATGCTCATTTTGGGATATTCAGAATCTATTCATGGCCGGATTGTTGCGCGAAGGCGAAGTATTAATGAGGAAGGTATATGGGAAAAATGCCAATAGCTATGGTTTCGGGATTCAGGTGCTTGATATTGATAGGCTGGATGTGGATTATAACACCAACCTTGAAAATGGTAATGAAATACGAATGGGGGTTGAACTTACCAGCTTTGGCAAGCCTGTAGCCTACCATATCCTAGCAAAGCACCCTGGGGATAATGCCTATTATAGCTATCGTGGTAAAGGATATTTGCGCATACCAGCGAATGAAATCATTCATAAGTTTGTCATGGATCGACCGGAACAAGTGCGCGGTATACCAGCCCTTCATGCGGCGATGTTTAGAATGCAAAATTTGGGGGCGTATGAGGAGGCGGCAATTATTGCCTCACGTATTGGTGCGGCAAAAATGGGCTTTTATACGACACCGGATGGTGACGGTAGCATGTTAGCCGACAGTACAGAATCAAATGGAGAATTGCGCACGGAAGCAGAGCCAGGGCAATTTGATGTATTGCCGGATGGTGTGAGCTTCACGGCTTTTGATCCTGATTACCCACATGCCATGTTTGGTACATTCGTTAAATCATGCCTTCGTGCAATCGCAAGCGGTATTGGCGTTTCATATAATGCCCTGGCAAATGATTTGGAAGGAGTGAATTTTTCAAGTATGCGTTCTGGTGCGCTATCTGAACGTGATAACTGGATGGTCTGGCAGGATTGGGTTATTACCCACTTTTTAGAACCTATTTTTTCAGAGTGGTTAAAAATGGCATTGTTGCATGGAGCTATAACCTTGCCTAATGGTAGTGCCTTGCCTCTAACAAAATTTGAAAAATTCAATGTAGGTAAATGGCAAGGCCGTAGATGGCAATGGGTTGATCCGCGTGCTGATACGGATGCAAATATTCAGCAAATAAGTAGAGGTTTAAAATCACGTGCGGATGCAATCGCAGAACAAGGCGGTGATATTGAAGATGTATTTTTCCAACTTGCCGAAGAGAAAAAACGTGCAGAAGAACTAGGAATTTCAGAAATCTTAAGCGATCAAAATATGCTTAATATGCTTAATAATCAATCTGTTAATCAAGATACCTCAATATAA
- a CDS encoding phage terminase large subunit family protein produces MHDPALIVKQSFVAGLQPEPDLTVSQWADEFRVLPQKAAAEPGRWRTDRTPYLREVMDCLSPHSPVQRVIFMKAAQVGGTECGNNWLGYVIHHAPGPMMMVQPTVDTAKKYSKQRIAPMIEETPALNERISPARKRDSGNTQLVKDFTGGVLVMTGANSAVGLRSMPVRYLFLDEVDAYPFDVDGEGDPAGLAERRTTTFARRKIFLVSTPTIKDASKIESEYEKSDKRRYFVPCPHCGNMDWMRWKNIQWEKDIPETAKLLCEACGALISEYHKTEMLLKGEWRSTAPGDDKTVGFHVSSLYSPLGWFSWGDIVRDFLESKNDPPKLKKWTNTILGETWEEAYSAKVGAEGIAQRAEEYDLYTVPQGGIVLTAGVDVQDNRLAVVIRAWGRDEENWLVNWAEIHGDPAKREIWQQLDSMLINTEFTHASGAKMKVTAAAVDTGGHHTHEVYIYCRERRKHHIIAVKGQSRSGKPPLGKPSKQDINFKNQTIKKGAELYPIGTDTIKAVIYSRLKMEEQAGPGIYHWPLGLELEYYKQLTAEKQVTKYKNGYPTRVWIKKDNARNEALDCEVYAYAALQFVYTRVNRNSVWDQFEKKWGIGEKTAPTEKEKEEKTILPLKQHKKPIKRKRGFANNW; encoded by the coding sequence ATGCATGATCCTGCTTTGATCGTCAAGCAATCCTTTGTTGCTGGATTGCAGCCAGAACCTGATTTAACCGTTTCACAATGGGCGGATGAATTTAGGGTATTGCCACAGAAGGCGGCGGCGGAGCCTGGTAGATGGCGTACGGATAGAACACCCTATCTACGTGAAGTAATGGATTGCTTAAGCCCTCATAGTCCGGTGCAGCGTGTAATTTTTATGAAAGCCGCCCAGGTTGGGGGAACGGAATGTGGTAATAACTGGCTAGGGTATGTAATTCATCATGCGCCAGGGCCAATGATGATGGTGCAGCCCACAGTTGATACGGCAAAAAAATATAGTAAGCAACGTATAGCCCCGATGATTGAGGAAACGCCAGCATTAAACGAACGCATAAGCCCCGCAAGAAAACGCGATAGTGGCAATACGCAGTTGGTCAAAGACTTTACCGGCGGGGTGCTGGTAATGACAGGTGCGAATAGTGCTGTGGGTTTACGGTCAATGCCAGTCAGGTATCTTTTTTTAGATGAAGTAGACGCTTACCCATTTGATGTAGATGGGGAGGGTGACCCCGCCGGTTTAGCAGAAAGAAGAACAACTACATTTGCAAGACGTAAAATCTTCCTGGTATCTACGCCCACTATTAAAGATGCAAGCAAGATTGAAAGCGAATATGAGAAGAGCGACAAACGCCGGTATTTCGTGCCATGCCCACATTGTGGCAACATGGATTGGATGCGTTGGAAAAATATACAATGGGAAAAAGACATACCAGAAACGGCTAAGCTATTATGTGAAGCATGTGGGGCGTTGATTTCTGAATATCATAAAACGGAAATGCTATTAAAGGGGGAGTGGAGGTCTACCGCACCAGGGGATGATAAGACTGTTGGATTTCACGTGTCATCATTATACAGCCCTTTAGGGTGGTTTTCATGGGGGGATATAGTACGGGATTTCCTGGAATCCAAGAATGATCCACCAAAATTAAAGAAATGGACAAACACAATCCTGGGGGAAACCTGGGAAGAAGCATACAGTGCTAAAGTGGGAGCTGAGGGAATAGCACAACGTGCAGAAGAATATGATCTTTATACCGTACCGCAAGGAGGTATCGTACTTACTGCCGGTGTGGATGTACAAGATAATCGCCTGGCCGTTGTTATACGTGCCTGGGGAAGGGATGAAGAAAACTGGTTAGTTAACTGGGCAGAAATTCACGGTGATCCCGCCAAGCGCGAAATATGGCAACAATTGGATAGTATGTTGATCAATACTGAATTCACCCATGCATCCGGTGCTAAGATGAAAGTAACGGCGGCTGCGGTGGATACTGGTGGACACCATACACACGAGGTCTATATTTATTGCCGAGAGCGGCGTAAACACCATATCATAGCAGTAAAAGGACAATCGCGATCGGGTAAACCACCACTAGGTAAGCCTTCTAAGCAGGATATAAATTTTAAAAATCAAACGATCAAGAAAGGCGCGGAATTGTACCCTATAGGAACGGACACCATAAAAGCGGTAATATATTCACGCCTGAAAATGGAAGAACAGGCCGGCCCTGGCATTTATCACTGGCCGCTTGGTCTGGAATTGGAATATTATAAGCAGTTAACGGCAGAAAAACAGGTAACGAAATATAAAAATGGATACCCTACTAGGGTTTGGATTAAGAAAGACAATGCCAGGAATGAGGCTTTAGACTGTGAGGTATATGCCTACGCCGCCTTACAGTTTGTTTATACCCGTGTTAACCGCAACTCAGTATGGGATCAATTTGAAAAGAAATGGGGAATTGGTGAAAAAACTGCACCAACTGAAAAAGAGAAAGAAGAAAAGACGATTTTGCCTTTAAAACAGCATAAAAAACCCATAAAGAGAAAGCGCGGATTCGCAAATAATTGGTAA
- a CDS encoding ParB N-terminal domain-containing protein has translation MTNKLSKSNKTLKIEYVSLGAIETNPYNSRVHSPEQIDQIAESIVKFGFNNPILIDVANKLIAGEGRYWAAKKLKLMAIPAIYLEHLDDVERQAYLIADNKIALNSTWNNHLLGAELMKLQDFGFEGDLLGFSDEELKELLPDIDIEIEEQEPVEDNKTKENEECWRLGKHLLKAGESVDGDLEAMIEAWQEYTGLDAVSVETGEKYNDIA, from the coding sequence ATGACTAATAAATTATCAAAATCAAACAAAACATTAAAAATTGAATATGTATCGTTGGGAGCAATAGAGACAAACCCATACAATTCAAGGGTTCATTCACCAGAACAAATAGACCAGATCGCGGAATCAATTGTTAAATTCGGTTTTAATAATCCTATATTAATAGATGTTGCAAATAAATTAATAGCAGGTGAAGGCCGGTATTGGGCAGCTAAGAAATTGAAGTTAATGGCTATTCCAGCAATTTATTTAGAACATCTTGATGACGTTGAACGCCAAGCCTACCTCATTGCTGATAATAAAATTGCTCTTAACTCTACATGGAATAATCACCTATTGGGAGCGGAGCTTATGAAGCTGCAAGACTTTGGGTTTGAAGGAGATTTATTGGGTTTTAGTGATGAAGAATTAAAGGAGTTATTACCTGATATTGATATTGAAATTGAGGAACAAGAGCCGGTTGAAGATAATAAAACAAAAGAAAATGAGGAATGTTGGCGATTGGGTAAGCATTTATTGAAAGCTGGTGAAAGCGTTGACGGTGATTTGGAAGCTATGATAGAGGCTTGGCAGGAATACACAGGATTAGATGCTGTATCAGTTGAAACAGGTGAAAAGTATAATGATATAGCTTAG
- a CDS encoding DNA cytosine methyltransferase, which produces MRVLDLFSGIGGFSLGFEAAGFETVAFCENDPYCQAVLKKNFPGIPIIPDIYQFKPEGNHGAIQLICGGYPCQPFSFAGKRRGEKDSRYIWPEMLRIIRVIKPEWVVCENVLGHVEQGFENVATQMENENYTVWPFVVPACAVGAQHHRERLWIVAHSNSYDDWEAKPCRDRKKEEMEAINRKKNASTRESIGTGDVFWNYAVHKYPGTNLGLWMRRILKWGFLRGAAKDTECRLGRIIDGVPTWMDGINNPGMERIVAYSESMEERNKALGNAIVPHIAYYIGEAIKNYNLQKGILND; this is translated from the coding sequence GTGAGAGTATTAGATTTGTTTTCAGGAATCGGGGGATTCTCACTAGGTTTTGAAGCCGCTGGTTTTGAAACAGTGGCCTTCTGTGAAAATGATCCTTACTGCCAAGCAGTATTAAAGAAAAACTTTCCAGGTATTCCCATAATTCCAGATATCTATCAATTCAAACCAGAGGGGAACCATGGAGCAATTCAACTTATTTGCGGGGGCTACCCCTGCCAGCCATTCAGTTTTGCCGGAAAAAGAAGAGGTGAAAAGGATAGCAGATATATCTGGCCGGAAATGCTGCGAATTATACGAGTTATCAAACCAGAATGGGTTGTTTGTGAAAACGTTCTTGGCCACGTTGAACAGGGCTTTGAAAACGTTGCCACACAAATGGAAAACGAGAACTACACAGTCTGGCCGTTTGTTGTTCCAGCTTGCGCCGTTGGAGCGCAACATCACAGGGAAAGGCTTTGGATTGTGGCTCACTCCAACAGCTACGATGATTGGGAAGCGAAGCCGTGCAGGGATAGAAAGAAGGAGGAAATGGAGGCTATCAACAGGAAGAAAAACGCTTCCACCAGGGAATCTATTGGAACAGGTGATGTATTCTGGAATTACGCCGTGCACAAATATCCTGGAACCAACCTTGGGTTATGGATGCGGCGAATTCTTAAGTGGGGATTCCTGCGAGGGGCGGCAAAAGATACTGAATGCCGATTGGGTAGAATCATTGATGGGGTTCCCACCTGGATGGACGGCATTAACAATCCAGGAATGGAGAGAATTGTTGCCTATTCTGAAAGTATGGAAGAAAGAAACAAAGCACTTGGAAACGCCATAGTTCCCCATATTGCCTATTATATTGGTGAAGCAATTAAAAACTACAACTTACAAAAAGGTATATTAAATGACTAA
- a CDS encoding MazG-like family protein, with protein sequence MNTFELISQWAHDRNLIEGATRQAQMLKLTEEVGELAAGIAKAKEQVVKDSIGDCVVVLTILAKQSGLTIEECINAAYEEIKDRKGRMIDGIFVREE encoded by the coding sequence ATGAATACATTTGAATTAATTTCCCAATGGGCGCATGATAGAAATCTAATTGAAGGAGCAACGCGCCAAGCCCAAATGCTTAAGCTTACGGAAGAAGTTGGTGAGTTAGCCGCAGGCATTGCTAAAGCAAAAGAACAAGTTGTGAAAGATAGCATAGGAGACTGTGTTGTTGTCTTAACCATTTTGGCAAAGCAATCAGGATTAACGATTGAAGAATGTATTAATGCGGCTTATGAAGAAATAAAAGATCGTAAGGGGCGTATGATAGACGGTATATTTGTTCGTGAAGAATAA
- a CDS encoding DUF2312 domain-containing protein, with protein MDVVTKQTKEDLKGFVDRLEFLEKEKAKVIEDMKHVFQSAKNTGFDIKILRKILRARKEDLNKMAEEQSLFDIYAEALGMEIKLDDRQILMEGI; from the coding sequence ATGGACGTAGTTACCAAACAAACTAAAGAAGATTTGAAGGGATTTGTGGATAGACTGGAATTTCTGGAAAAAGAAAAGGCAAAGGTTATTGAGGACATGAAGCATGTATTTCAATCAGCTAAAAACACCGGATTTGATATCAAGATTCTGCGTAAAATTCTGCGTGCCAGGAAGGAGGATTTGAACAAAATGGCTGAAGAGCAATCGTTGTTTGATATCTACGCGGAAGCATTGGGAATGGAAATTAAGCTGGATGATAGGCAAATTTTAATGGAGGGAATTTAA